The genomic DNA TCGCGCCATGTCGCGACCCGATCTCAACCTGCTCGTCACGCTGGATGTGCTGCTTGCCGAAGGCAGCGTTGCCAAGGCGGCACGGCGGCTGAAGCTCAGCCCCTCGGCCATGAGCCGCGCCTTGGCAAGGCTGCGCGAGGCGACCGGCGATCCGCTTTTGGTGCGCGCCGGGCGCGGCCTGGTGCCGACGCCGCGCGCCATCGAGCTCGGCGCCGAGGTCGGCCGGCTGGTGAGGGACGCGGAGGCCGTACTGCGTCCGGCAGAACGGCTCGACCTCAAGCGGCTGGTCCGCAGCTTCACGCTGCGCAACAGCGACGGTTTCGTCGAGAATTTCGGCCCTGCCCTTTTAGCGCGCGTCGCGGAGGAAGCGCCGGGGGTGCAGCTCCGTTTCGTGCCGAAACCAGACAAGGACAGCGCGCCGATGCGCGAGGGCAGCGTCGACCTCGAAACCGGCGTGGTCGGCGGCTCGACCGGGCCGGAGGTGCGGGCGCAGGCGCTGTTCCGCGACCGCTTCGTCGGCGTCGTGCGGCCGGGTCATTCGTTGAGCGAAGGCGGGATCACCGCTGCCCGCTTCGCCGCCGGACGCCACATCCTGATCTCGCGCCGCGGCCTCGATCGCGGGCCGGTCGATGACGCGCTGGAACTCGCGGGGCTGGCGCGGACGATCACGACCGTGGTCGGCGGCTTTGCCGAAGCGCTGGCGCTCGCCCGCGGCTCCGACCTCATCGCCACGGTGCCCGAGCGCTACACCGGCAAGCTCCGCGAAGGCCTGTTCACCTTCGCGCTGCCGATGCGGCTCGCCGGGCTCACCATCTCGCTGCTATGGCACCCGCGCGTCGACGCCGACCCGGCGCATCGCTGGCTGCGGGGGATCGTGCGCGAAGTGTGCGGGGAACAGAAGCTGCCAATCTCCTCCATGGGATGAGATCAGCTATCGCGACCACTTTCGCAATCGCCATCAAGCCAGCCTGCGAACGCCGCCACACTTGCATTGCAGGTCGCATTCCGCCTCATTAGCTTAAGCTAAATAATGTTATCTATTTGCTTGCCGAACAAACGGGCGCATGCCTTGGAACCCGCGCACCGCCGTCGCGGCGTTACCAAGCCCGTTTGGACCGGCCGGAGGCCGTTTGAGCGATTTCAGAAAGTTCGCCTGCCCTCAATGCCAGGGGGCAGGCAAGGTGTTCCAATGCGACAAGTGGGTCGCCTCCAACGGCACCTGCTGCCCGGCAGCCGGCAGCCGCCGCGACAATTGCCCCGGCCAGAGGCTGACCTGCCAGAACTGCAACGGGACCGGCCTGCGCGGCTACAGCGTGCCAGTCAGTCAGGAATAGCCAAGCCTTTGACGATCGCCGAGGGCTGACGTCCCTCAGGCGCTGGCGCCGCCCATCAGCGCGGCGATCAGCGTTGCCAGGAAAATGAGCAACCCAAGCGCCATACGATCCAGCCACGTTTTGCGCCTGGCGAGAATCTCGAGCAACCGATCGGTCATCGCACCCTCCCGCTCGCATCGTATATCATACCACACCGGCGTCAGGGCACCATGAAGCTGTTCACAGAGGTGCCTGATCTCTCCTCTCCAGGCAACGGCTTCCGTCTGCCGTGCCGACCGCTCCCTCAACCCCTCGAGAGGGAGATTTGGCCGTTCAAAGAGCGATATCTGGCGCCAATGTTGCGTTGCGGAAATGCCCCCAAAAAAAGTCAGGTTGAGAACCGAGCCTCGAAAACAGGTCAGCCGGCGAAAAACGAACCTATTCAAGCGGATAGGCACACAAGCCGCAGCCGGCTCGCGGGATGGCCAAAAAGCCCGGAAATCCGCCATTTTCCGGGCCTGCGGCAACCGCATGGCGTGATCGCGGGGGACCAATTTCGGCCCTGCACAATGCGGAAAACGCCTCGCGCCGGGCTCCTCCCCCGGCGTTGACAGCAGGCCCGGCCAGTGGCACTCCGCAGTCA from Mesorhizobium sp. M1E.F.Ca.ET.045.02.1.1 includes the following:
- a CDS encoding LysR family transcriptional regulator, which encodes MSRPDLNLLVTLDVLLAEGSVAKAARRLKLSPSAMSRALARLREATGDPLLVRAGRGLVPTPRAIELGAEVGRLVRDAEAVLRPAERLDLKRLVRSFTLRNSDGFVENFGPALLARVAEEAPGVQLRFVPKPDKDSAPMREGSVDLETGVVGGSTGPEVRAQALFRDRFVGVVRPGHSLSEGGITAARFAAGRHILISRRGLDRGPVDDALELAGLARTITTVVGGFAEALALARGSDLIATVPERYTGKLREGLFTFALPMRLAGLTISLLWHPRVDADPAHRWLRGIVREVCGEQKLPISSMG